From the Scophthalmus maximus strain ysfricsl-2021 chromosome 11, ASM2237912v1, whole genome shotgun sequence genome, one window contains:
- the eif3k gene encoding eukaryotic translation initiation factor 3 subunit K isoform X2 gives MSSPIEQMRTNVGKLLRGIDRYNPENLATLERYVETQAKENSYDLEANLAVLKLYQFNPAYFQTQVTSQILLKALTNLPHTDFTLCKCMIDQTHQEERPIRQILYLGNLLETCHFQSFWTSLEENRELIDGITGFEDSVRKFICHVVGITYQTIEHRLLAEMLGDPLDTQVKVWMNKYGWTENEDGQIFIYSQEESVKPKNIVEKIDFESVSSIMATSQ, from the exons ATGTCGTCGCCGATCGAGCAGATGAGGACGAACGTGGGGAAGCTCCTGCGCGGAATTGACCG ATACAACCCAGAAAACCTTGCAACGCTGGAGCGCTATGTGGAGACACAAGCTAAAGAAAACTCCTATGACCTGGAGGCCAACCTGGCTGTCCTGAAGCT GTACCAGTTTAACCCCGCCTACTTCCAGACTCAGGTGACCTCACAGATTCTGCTGAAGGCGCTGACCAACCTGCCACACACCGACTTCACTCTCTGCAAGTGCATGATTGACCAGACACAC CAAGAGGAACGTCCCATCAGACAGATCCTCTACCTGGGGAACCTGCTGGAGACATGTCACTTCCAGAGCTTCTGG ACGAGTCTTGAGGAGAACAGGGAGCTCATCGACGGCATTACTGGTTTTGAGGACTCCGTTCGCAAGT tcaTCTGCCATGTAGTGGGCATTACCTACCAGACAATTGAGCACCGGTTACTGGCCGAGATGTTGGGAGATCCGCTGG acacacaggtgaaagTTTGGATGAACAAGTACGGCTGGACAGAGAATGAAGACGGTCAGATCTTCATCTACAGCCAGGAGGAGAGCGTCAAGCCCAAGAACATCGTGGAGAAGATCGACTTTGAGA GTGTATCTAGCATCATGGCTACATCTCAgtga
- the eif3k gene encoding eukaryotic translation initiation factor 3 subunit K isoform X1 — MSSPIEQMRTNVGKLLRGIDRYNPENLATLERYVETQAKENSYDLEANLAVLKLYQFNPAYFQTQVTSQILLKALTNLPHTDFTLCKCMIDQTHQQEERPIRQILYLGNLLETCHFQSFWTSLEENRELIDGITGFEDSVRKFICHVVGITYQTIEHRLLAEMLGDPLDTQVKVWMNKYGWTENEDGQIFIYSQEESVKPKNIVEKIDFESVSSIMATSQ; from the exons ATGTCGTCGCCGATCGAGCAGATGAGGACGAACGTGGGGAAGCTCCTGCGCGGAATTGACCG ATACAACCCAGAAAACCTTGCAACGCTGGAGCGCTATGTGGAGACACAAGCTAAAGAAAACTCCTATGACCTGGAGGCCAACCTGGCTGTCCTGAAGCT GTACCAGTTTAACCCCGCCTACTTCCAGACTCAGGTGACCTCACAGATTCTGCTGAAGGCGCTGACCAACCTGCCACACACCGACTTCACTCTCTGCAAGTGCATGATTGACCAGACACAC CAGCAAGAGGAACGTCCCATCAGACAGATCCTCTACCTGGGGAACCTGCTGGAGACATGTCACTTCCAGAGCTTCTGG ACGAGTCTTGAGGAGAACAGGGAGCTCATCGACGGCATTACTGGTTTTGAGGACTCCGTTCGCAAGT tcaTCTGCCATGTAGTGGGCATTACCTACCAGACAATTGAGCACCGGTTACTGGCCGAGATGTTGGGAGATCCGCTGG acacacaggtgaaagTTTGGATGAACAAGTACGGCTGGACAGAGAATGAAGACGGTCAGATCTTCATCTACAGCCAGGAGGAGAGCGTCAAGCCCAAGAACATCGTGGAGAAGATCGACTTTGAGA GTGTATCTAGCATCATGGCTACATCTCAgtga
- the zgc:85932 gene encoding calpain-9 has translation MIKSSSVSSEGAGPPLEDDVDSVCSDELLGSQSRRWLADLLSGDMPPEGGDVGTVGRDGLFVDYHFPLGELEMHSGVQWKRPKELCSSPQFIVKGATRLDIRQGKLNDCWLLSAIASLAMHSSLLIKVMPPGQSFQDGYNGSFTFRFWQYGLWEEVRIDDLLPTRDNKLLFLSSPDKQEFWSSLLEKAYAKLKGGYRSLDMGFPHEAMVDMTGGVAEVLKIASLPRDLPTFLRYLLSKGALINCFNCQGPLEKRNELGIMYRHAYSLTAVEKVKMTHGTKDLVRILNPWGKTEWLGAWSDVTGPEWEKVSTEEQKRLQRVRREDGEFWMSVSDFRQQFELMEVCHLTSSLPKWGSSVLPWSCIMLHGNWVPSITAGGSPLGASFWWNPQFHFDLSEVDGGNDKKTCSFVLALMQKHHRRRGIDMAIALHIYPVHPTKPYLSLEDLKALRPVLCTPHYSSRREVVLRGSLPPGSYIIIPSTIEPNQQGAFLLRVLTEQGNAATPVQKPAPQDVLLKAELSYPHEAALPSPRSTRRLFDRHCNKKGFCKPAHLHSLLTEVIQGGVLAGSEKNLALEHCKSLVVLMDTQGIAQLNWHEFHSLWEKIKRWTDIFLVFDKNKTRRLEYQEVTPALKAAGITVDDLVMQLVGLRYTEPDMTISYPGFLYLVMKLESMIHKFQAYDVAGMETITVSYRQWLHMTMYN, from the exons ATGATCAAGTCGTCGAGCGTGTCGTCCGAGGGCGCCGGGCCTCCGCTCGAGGACGACGTGGACTCGGTGTGCTCCGACGAGCTGCTCGGCTCGCAGTCCCGCCGCTGGCTGGCGGACCTGCTGAGCGGGGACATGCCTCCGGAAGGCGGCGACGTCGGCACGGTGGGCCGCGACGGGCTGTTCGTGGACTATCACTTCCCCCTGGGCGAGTTGGAGATGCACTCCGGGGTCCAGTGGAAGCGACCGAAG GAGCTCTGTTCCTCGCCTCAGTTCATAGTCAAAGGAGCTACACGCCTGGACATCCGCCAGGGAAAACTCA ATGACTGCTGGTTACTTTCTGCCATTGCCTCCCTCGCTATGCACTCATCTCTACTCATCAAGGTCATGCCTCCAGGACAGAGCTTCCAGGATGGCTACAACGGCAGCTTCACTTTCAGG tTCTGGCAGTATGGTCtgtgggaggaggtgaggatagATGACCTGCTGCCGACAAGGGACAACaaactcctcttcctcagctcccCTGACAAACAGGAGTTCTGGAGCTCCCTGCTGGAGAAGGCTTATGCCAA GCTGAAAGGTGGCTACAGATCACTGGACATGGGGTTCCCTCACGAGGCCATGGTTGACATGACAGGCGGGGTGGCTGAGGTCTTGAAGATTGCCTCGCTGCCCAGAGACCTGCCGACCTTCCTCAGATACCTTCTGTCTAAAGGGGCACTCATCAACTGCTTTAACTGCCAG GGTCCCCTGGAAAAAAGGAATGAACTGGGGATCATGTACAGACATGCCTACTCTCTGACTGCAGTAGAAAAG GTGAAGATGACACATGGCACCAAGGATTTGGTGCGAATCCTCAACCCCTGGGGCAAAACTGAGTGGTTGGGGGCCTGGAGTGATGTGACAGG TCCAGAGTGGGAAAAAGTGAGCACCGAGGAGCAGAAACGACTGCAGAGAGTCAGACGGGAGGACGGCGAGTTCTG GATGTCGGTGTCAGACTTCCGGCAGCAATTTGAGTTGATGGAGGTTTGTCACCTGACCAGCAGCCTCCCAAAGTGGGGCTCCAGCGTGCTGCCGTGGTCCTGCATAATGCTTCATGGGAACTGGGTGCCAAGcatcacagcggggggctctcCCCTTGGGG cttCGTTCTGGTGGAACCCTCAGTTCCACTTCGACCTGTCAGAGGTGGACGGTGGCAACGATAAGAAGACCTGCTCCTTTgttttggctctgatgcagaaACACCACAGACGCAGAGGCATAGACATGGCCATAGCCCTGCATATATACCCg GTCCATCCCACAAAACCGTACTTGTCGCTCGAGGACCTGAAGGCCCTCCGCCCTGTCCTCTGCACCCCCCATTACTCCTCGCGCCGGGAGGTTGTTCTCCGCGGCAGCCTCCCGCCGGGTTCCTACATCATCATCCCTTCCACCATTGAGCCCAATCAGCAGGGAGCGTTCCTCCTCCGGGTGCTGACAGAACAGGGCAACGCAGCCAC tccaGTTCAAAAACCGGCACCACAAGACGTCCTTTTAAAAGCAGAG ctttCATATCCTCACGAGGCTGCTCTCCCGTCTCCCAGATCTACCCGACGTCTGTTCGACAGGCACTGCAACAAA AAGGGCTTTTGCAAACCAGCGCATCTCCACAGCCTCCTGACCGAGGTCATACAGGGAGGAG TGCTGGCTGGCAGTGAGAAGAACCTGGCTCTGGAGCACTGCAAGAGCCTGGTGGTCCTCATGGAT ACCCAGGGCATCGCTCAGCTGAACTGGCACGAGTTCCACAGTCTGTGGGAAAAGATCAAGAGGTGGACG GACATCTTTCTGGTGTTCGACAAGAACAAAACCCGGCGCCTTGAGTATCAAGAGGTCACTCCTGCTCTGAAGGCGGCAG GAATCACCGTGGACGATTTGGTGATGCAGCTGGTCGGACTGAGGTACACAGAGCCCGACATGACCATCAGTTACCCCGGCTTCCTGTACCTGGTGATGAAGCTGGAGAGCATGATAC ACAAATTTCAAGCGTACGACGTGGCGGGAATGGAAACAATTACGGTCAGCTACAGACAG TGGCTCCACATGACCATGTACAACTGA